A genomic region of Arachis stenosperma cultivar V10309 chromosome 9, arast.V10309.gnm1.PFL2, whole genome shotgun sequence contains the following coding sequences:
- the LOC130949296 gene encoding uncharacterized protein LOC130949296, translating into MKVTHGDVTFATNADGDCGALCGFLKWRGAKLNENGNGVTNLNFRDEQDKKVLVNRFRLFLLEIIGPLQGGFISGRGTTENIIIAQEIMHFKRNTKYRKRTMAFKIDLEKAYDRIDRLQNFNPKRELRQGDPMSPYLFVLYMKMLACFISHKVFQGLWILVAISRNGPRLSHLMFTDDLLLFCNASKAQVIEVMHCLDLFSRASGLKVNLHKSKAQCSKRVLEKRKEVLSGVSNIHFCNDLDTYLKINIGHARASRKTAQEVIEKILRKLSSWKGCLLNKAGRLCLVKSVMASILVYEMQISLLPKYACNKIDSLMRQFLWKGQATGKGLPLVRWEVAITPKRAEGLGIRDTTCANMALLKKLVWDCLNNSEKLWVQVLKHKYLRNQSGMNANSRNSSSATWKNIVSAYEHLKEGLHWNIGNKGVSWEVDSLTMPILHEIKQFICGLRYPSSTELEPKWECWPAATKKYSAREGYRWLLEKTLNWNANSNWNWLWNTNISEKFKFTMWLSLHDALPTETFRFKRHLASSDMCKRCNKAQETMEHCLRDCERSKAIWHMLDPSILDSTAGTALEKWFHKALANNEASFGAGLWWVWRHRCNDIFNTDNLWTDHKRDLGILLEILREIGSRAALEAFPPSLSSDLTSGYLSEVTDLVHKIQELLSRPWLVHIEWVSREANRAADWMARYGAKSNSNHVIWSEPCADHQQIILSDIG; encoded by the exons ATGAAAGTTACTCACGGTGACGTTACTTTTGCTACGAATGCTGATGGTGACTGCGGAGCTCTCTGTGGTTTTTTGAAGTGGCGAGGTGCGAAATTGAATGAAAATGGGAACGGAGTAACGAATTTGAATTTTCGTGATGAACAGGACAA AAAGGTTCTAGTTAATAGGTTCAGACTTTTTCTGTTGGAGATCATTGGTCCTTTGCAAGGAGGGTTCATTTCAGGAAGAGGAACCACAGAGAATATTATCATTGCTCAGGAGATTATGCACTTCAAGAGGAACACCAAGTATCGAAAAAGGACCATGGCGTTCAagattgatttggaaaaagcttATGACAGGATAGACCG GCTCCAAAATTtcaatccaaagagagagttGAGGCAAGGAGATCCCATGTCTCCTTATCTATTTGTTCTCTATATGAAAATGCTTGCCTGCTTTATCTCTCATAAAGTTTTTCAAGGTTTGTGGATCCTGGTAGCCATTTCTAGGAACGGACCACGACTCTCTCATTTGATGTTTACAGATGATCTTTTGCTTTTCTGTAACGCATCGAAAGCTCAAGTAATAGAGGTTATGCATTGTCTGGACTTGTTTTCTAGAGCGTCAGGTTTGAAGGTAAATCTTCATAAGTCAAAGGCCCAGTGTTCTAAGAGGGTgttagaaaagagaaaagaggttcTCTCAGGGGTCTCTAACATCCATTTCTGCAATGATTTGGATACATACCTGAAAATTAACATCGGTCATGCCAGAGCTTCCAGGAAGACGGCTCAGGAGgttattgaaaaaattttgaggaagctctcCAGTTGGAAAGGATGCCTACTGAATAAGGCAGGGAGGCTTTGTCTTGTTAAATCAGTTATGGCCTCTATCCTGGTTTATGAAATGCAAATTTCTCTTCTCCCGAAGTATGCATGTAATAAAATTGATTCCTTGATGAGACAGTTCTTGTGGAAAGGCCAAGCGACCGGCAAAGGACTACCTCTGGTCAGGTGGGAGGTCGCCATAACTCCTAAAAGGGCAGAAGGATTGGGTATTAGGGATACTACCTGTGCTAACATGGCGCTTCTAAAAAAGTTAGTATGGGATTGTCTAAATAATAGTGAGAAGTTGTGGGTGCAGGTTCTAAAGCATAAATATCTCAGGAATCAATCTGGTATGAATGCAAATAGTAGAAATTCTTCATCGGCTACTTGGAAGAACATTGTTAGTGCCTATGAGCATCTCAAGGAAGGGCTTCATTGGAATATTGGGAAT AAAGGGGTGTCTTGGGAGGTTGATAGTCTTACCATGCCTATTCTGCATGAGATTAAGCAGTTTATTTGTGGTCTGAGATATCCTAGTTCGACTGAGTTGGAGCCAAAGTGGGAGTGTTGGCCTGCAGCAACAAAAAAGTATAGTGCAAGGGAGGGTTATAGATGGTTATTAGAGAAAACATTGAATTGGAATGCCAATAGTAACTGGAACTGGTTGTGGAATACAAACATTTCGGAGAAGTTCAAATTTACTATGTGGCTTAGCTTACATGATGCTCTACCAACTGAGACCTTTCGATTCAAGCGGCATTTAGCTTCTTCAGATATGTGTAAGAGATGTAACAAGGCGCAGGAGACTATGGAGCATTGCCTTAGAGACTGTGAACGATCAAAGGCAATTTGGCATATGTTGGATCCTAGTATCCTGGACTCGACGGCGGGTACTGCTCTTGAAAAGTGGTTTCATAAGGCCTTGGCTAACAATGAGGCATCTTTTGGTGCAGGGCTTTGGTGGGTATGGAGACATAGGTGCAATGACATATTCAATACTGACAACCTTTGGACAGACCACAAG CGGGATTTGGGTATATTATTAGAGATTCTAAGGGAGATTGGATCTCGGGCTGCTCTGGAAGCATTCCCCCCTAGTCTATCATCAGAT CTTACAAGTGGGTATTTATCTGAAGTAACAGATTTGGTTCACAAGATTCAGGAGCTTTTATCTCGTCCTTGGCTTGTTCACATTGAGTGGGTATCTCGAGAAGCAAATAGAGCTGCGGATTGGATGGCTAGATATGGTGCAAAGAGTAACTCTAATCATGTTATTTGGTCTGAACCTTGTGCTGATCACCAGCAAATCATCCTCTCGGATATAGGATAG
- the LOC130951800 gene encoding meiosis-specific protein ASY3, whose translation MNIKARQVLHDEPMSDCRSFGSNIYPSSQSRKVSIGVMAESRASTKCETAKGDRAITVNKERAISNVGNFAVGTERVEGVTASASFDIKQTIVPEAVKHSFISKSFYHRKPTSEAIIQVNQASTVLPPHGKQDMDDGVESVSKKISAQLFSNLNSTVPSSNCNQNKFDRDTGRKKGKKDGTVETVEEFTFTTGREVLETDKDKPEDKLDRTGNRTEDLRMKLCQILGTASSPKNQTQHSGSHTRSKDEERLPLEQPMNQRDNKFLKTRENSDTIETDSEKPDYTRKRPVTRSQRKRRAPSKKQPGKGKSCPSSKEKENHQEKGIFSIRENWNGMHDALTKDTSSMSTKKKSQGKNSRSEPQKFCFSKHDTMKKLYKDTSKNDQSQHVVETFLPKDKMGGSKDCLPDHGITSPHSEKINQEKKIYNPPTPNDTDQDEELEVSANGNKQEYGSNPVEQNVTKSQDNFQSPTFQLNTPNLDSSPSTLQKTDQKLNDGSTPASSERRFSLGASQYLRAFQTLEPDFDGLREQKQSSDVEELRHFIPRKHIFVNEKEEQDGTSDSSSEEKNFSGSEEGSRERHTAEGNTFMLHPIKRLRKHEGVKFNHSSPTSLSTKGTEEIHWIDEAPTQNQDEFARAVGLFAMELSKLKSKLRSMACHKSSEILKSVSEEIDLQLQNVHSHIQTEMGKLTNLSKFKRKRIEAKFEDQQKQLRLICDRFKEEVNLHLQDCKSTIEDLDIDQIEIKGSLEKQRVAHKKLISQVQEEVDIQLNDAQKKITAAQEMARGKLLQLKRVIAMCLKDGVLN comes from the exons ATGAATATTAAAGCGCGTCAAGTTTTGCATGAT GAGCCTATGAGTGATTGTCGGAGTTTTGGCAGCAACATTTATCCATCTAGCCAATCAAGGAAAGTCTCTATAGGAGTAATGGCAGAATCAAGAGCCAGCACAAAATGTGAAACTGCAAAAGGGGACAGGGCTATTACTGTAAATAAGGAAAGGGCAATCTccaatgttggaaattttgctGTGGGAACAGAAAGGGTTGAAGGAGTAACAGCTTCAGCTTCTTTCGATATAAAGCAAACTATAGTACCTGAAGCTGTAAAGCATTCTTTCATATCCAAATCCTTTTACCATAGAAAACCTACCTCTGAAGCCATCATTCAAGTCAATCAAGCCTCTACTGTACTTCCCCCTCACGGAAAACAGGATATGGATGATGGAGTAGAGAGTGTATCCAAGAAAATCTCAGCCCAGCTTTTCTCAAATCTGAATTCAACTGTTCCTTCTAGCAATTGCAATCAGAACAAGTTTGATAGGGATACAGGCagaaagaagggaaagaaggatGGAACAGTCGAAACGGTAGAGGAATTTACATTCACCACGGGACGGGAAGTCTTGGAGACTGATAAAGACAAGCCTGAAGACAAATTGGATAGAACAGGAAACAGAACTGAAGATTTGAGGATGAAACTTTGCCAAATATTGGGGACTGCTTCTTCACCTAAGAATCAGACTCAGCATTCAGGTTCTCATACTCGTAGTAAAGATGAGGAAAGATTGCCACTTGAGCAGCCTATGAACCAGAGGGATAATAAATTTTTGAAGACCAGAGAGAATTCAGATACCATAGAAACTGATTCAGAAAAACCTGATTATACTCGGAAGAGACCAGTAACTCGTTCACAGAGAAAAAGGAGAGCACCTTCCAAAAAGCAACCTGGAAAAGGTAAAAGTTGTCCCtcttcaaaagaaaaagagaatcaTCAAGAAAAAGGTATATTCTCTATTAGGGAAAACTGGAATGGGATGCATGATGCTCTTACAAAGGACACTTCCTCAATGTCTACAAAGAAAAAGAGTCAGGGAAAGAATTCCAGAAGTGAGCCACAGAAGTTCTGCTTTTCTAAACATGATACCATGAAGAAACTTTACAAAGACACTTCAAAGAATGATCAATCGCAGCATGTTGTTGAAACATTTTTACCTAAGGATAAAATGGGAGGATCTAAGGATTGCTTACCTGATCATGGGATAACATCCCCTCATTCAGAGAAAataaaccaagaaaaaaaaatttacaatccACCAACACCAAATGATACAGATCAGGATGAAGAACTGGAGGTTTCGGCAAATGGAAACAAACAAGAATACGGAAGTAATCCAGTTGAACAGAATGTTACCAAGTCTCAAGATAATTTTCAAAGTCCCACATTTCAACTTAACACACCTAATTTAGATTCTTCTCCAAGCACATTACAGAAGACAGACCAAAAGTTAAATGACGGTAGCACTCCAGCATCATCTGAAAGAAGATTTTCTCTCGGAGCCAGTCAGTATCTAAGGGCCTTCCAAACTTTGGAGCCAGACTTCGATGGGCTAAGGGAACAAAAGCAATCTTCT GATGTGGAGGAGCTCAGGCATTTTATCcccagaaaacacatttttGTTAATGAGAAAGAAGAGCAGGATGGCACATCTGATTCATCATCTGAAGAAAAGAATTTCTCTGGAAGTGAAGAAG GTTCAAGAGAAAGGCATACTGCTGAGGGGAACACTTTTATGCTTCATCCAATCAAAAGGTTGCGGAAGCATGAAGGCGTTAAATTTAACCATAGTAGCCCAACTTCACTCTCTACAAAAG GGACAGAAGAAATTCATTGGATTGATGAGGCACCCACGCAGAATCAAGATGAATTTGCTAG GGCTGTTGGATTGTTTGCGATGGAATTGAGCAAACTTAAGAGCAAACTTAGGTCAATGGCATGCCATAAATCCTCAGAAATTTTGAAGTCTGTTTCTGAAGAGATAGATCTACAGCTGCAGAATGTTCATTCCCACATCCAAACAGAAAT GGGGAAGCTTACAAATCTCAGTaaattcaagagaaaacggATAGAAGCAAAATTTGAAG ACCAGCAAAAACAGTTGAGGTTGATATGTGATAGATTCAAGGAAGAGGTTAATTTGCATCTACAGGATTGCAAAAGCACTATTGAAGATCTTGATATTGATCAAATAGAAATCAAGGGATCACTGGAGAAACAAA GGGTAGCACATAAGAAGCTTATATCACAAGTTCAAGAAGAAGTAGATATCCAACTGAATGATGCTCAAAAGAAAATCACAGCTGCCCAGGAG ATGGCGAGAGGAAAACTGCTACAATTGAAACGCGTTATAGCTATGTGCTTGAAAGATGGTGTTCTAAATTGA
- the LOC130951672 gene encoding transcription factor PIF3-like isoform X1, whose protein sequence is MAEKKLELFRAGMNNPTFIYGNDCSLEKVVVKEGSSSNTSSSIITTKKSPSKEKEKDNNKHEAAAAASQFSYTSLYNSSSSAATTTFKKPRIADSSLLNQQDFAAGKLMNFSAFLTPSMLRQNNSVSRDADNNKEEPFPEKKLKSVSNSNKRKVVDNGFCNEPLIEYSSVCSLGASTNNTHIYSRKQDLHDSTYLSENDEDIEDVTKDIKNARREGNNGVRRSRNAETHNLYERQRRDKINKKLRVLKDLIPNCNKVDKASLLDDAIEYLKALKLHLQIMTMGTGLCMPPMMLPTSSPTQQLQQLMGLRPGINIPCNMAQFNSIPPLPNGVGMFGFPNQFLPVIPPNPMSHAPFTTTTTTHPMLGNNNNNNNKVNNLCTQPPLLQTTNNISALK, encoded by the exons ATGGCTGAGAAGAAGCTTGAACTCTTTCGTGCTGGGATGAATAATCCAACCTTCAT tTACGGAAATGATTGTTCTTTGGAGAAAGTTGTAGTGAAAGAAGGATCATCATCAAATACGAGTAGTAGTATCATAACAACGAAGAAGTCACCCtcgaaagaaaaagaaaaagataataataaacaCGAAGCGGCAGCAGCAGCATCACAATTCTCATACACATCTTTGTATAATTCATCATCGTCAGCAGCAACAACTACTTTCAAGAAACCAAGAATAGCAGACTCATCATTATTAAACCAACAAGACTTTGCAGCAGGAAAGCTCATGAATTTCTCCGCTTTTTTAACACCTTCAATGCTTCGTCAGAATAATTCTGTTTCACGTGATGCTGATAACAACAAAGAGGAACCGTTTCCTGAAAAGAAGTTAAAATCTGTTAGTAATAGTAATAAGAGGAAAGTGGTGGATAACGGCTTCTGTAACGAGCCCTTGATAGAATATTCGTCTGTGTGTTCGCTTGGAGCGTCAACAAACAACACACACATTTATAGCCGGAAACAAGACCTCCATGACTCCACCTACTTAAGCGAG AATGACGAAGACATAGAAGATGTTACGAAGGATATTAAGAATGCTCGGCGGGAGGGCAATAATGGAGTCAGAAGAAGCAGGAATGCTGAGACTCATAATTTATATGAAAGG CAGCGAAGAGACAAGATCAACAAGAAACTGCGCGTACTGAAAGATCTCATACCCAATTGTAATAAG GTAGACAAGGCTTCACTGCTTGATGATGCCATTGAATATCTTAAGGCCTTAAAACTTCATTTACAG aTTATGACAATGGGAACCGGGCTATGCATGCCTCCAATGATGCTACCTACATCTTCTCCAACCCAGCAATTACAACAGTTAATGGGTTTGAGGCCTGGAATTAACATCCCTTGCAACATGGCTCAGTTCAATAGTATTCCACCACTACCTAATGGAGTTGGCATGTTTGGTTTCCCTAACCAATTCTTACCCGTCATTCCGCCAAATCCAATGTCTCATGCACCTTtcactactactactactactcatCCCATGCttggaaataataataataataataataaggttaACAATCTTTGTACACAACCGCCACTACTTCAAACAACCAATAATATCTCAGCTCTAAAGTAG
- the LOC130951672 gene encoding transcription factor PIF3-like isoform X2: protein MAEKKLELFRAGMNNPTFIYGNDCSLEKVVVKEGSSSNTSSSIITTKKSPSKEKEKDNNKHEAAAAASQFSYTSLYNSSSSAATTTFKKPRIADSSLLNQQDFAAGKLMNFSAFLTPSMLRQNNSVSRDADNNKEEPFPEKKLKSVSNSNKRKVVDNGFCNEPLIEYSSVCSLGASTNNTHIYSRKQDLHDSTYLSENDEDIEDVTKDIKNARREGNNGVRRSRNAETHNLYERRRDKINKKLRVLKDLIPNCNKVDKASLLDDAIEYLKALKLHLQIMTMGTGLCMPPMMLPTSSPTQQLQQLMGLRPGINIPCNMAQFNSIPPLPNGVGMFGFPNQFLPVIPPNPMSHAPFTTTTTTHPMLGNNNNNNNKVNNLCTQPPLLQTTNNISALK from the exons ATGGCTGAGAAGAAGCTTGAACTCTTTCGTGCTGGGATGAATAATCCAACCTTCAT tTACGGAAATGATTGTTCTTTGGAGAAAGTTGTAGTGAAAGAAGGATCATCATCAAATACGAGTAGTAGTATCATAACAACGAAGAAGTCACCCtcgaaagaaaaagaaaaagataataataaacaCGAAGCGGCAGCAGCAGCATCACAATTCTCATACACATCTTTGTATAATTCATCATCGTCAGCAGCAACAACTACTTTCAAGAAACCAAGAATAGCAGACTCATCATTATTAAACCAACAAGACTTTGCAGCAGGAAAGCTCATGAATTTCTCCGCTTTTTTAACACCTTCAATGCTTCGTCAGAATAATTCTGTTTCACGTGATGCTGATAACAACAAAGAGGAACCGTTTCCTGAAAAGAAGTTAAAATCTGTTAGTAATAGTAATAAGAGGAAAGTGGTGGATAACGGCTTCTGTAACGAGCCCTTGATAGAATATTCGTCTGTGTGTTCGCTTGGAGCGTCAACAAACAACACACACATTTATAGCCGGAAACAAGACCTCCATGACTCCACCTACTTAAGCGAG AATGACGAAGACATAGAAGATGTTACGAAGGATATTAAGAATGCTCGGCGGGAGGGCAATAATGGAGTCAGAAGAAGCAGGAATGCTGAGACTCATAATTTATATGAAAGG CGAAGAGACAAGATCAACAAGAAACTGCGCGTACTGAAAGATCTCATACCCAATTGTAATAAG GTAGACAAGGCTTCACTGCTTGATGATGCCATTGAATATCTTAAGGCCTTAAAACTTCATTTACAG aTTATGACAATGGGAACCGGGCTATGCATGCCTCCAATGATGCTACCTACATCTTCTCCAACCCAGCAATTACAACAGTTAATGGGTTTGAGGCCTGGAATTAACATCCCTTGCAACATGGCTCAGTTCAATAGTATTCCACCACTACCTAATGGAGTTGGCATGTTTGGTTTCCCTAACCAATTCTTACCCGTCATTCCGCCAAATCCAATGTCTCATGCACCTTtcactactactactactactcatCCCATGCttggaaataataataataataataataaggttaACAATCTTTGTACACAACCGCCACTACTTCAAACAACCAATAATATCTCAGCTCTAAAGTAG
- the LOC130949297 gene encoding pentatricopeptide repeat-containing protein DOT4, chloroplastic-like produces MLRAMLCVGHYTQAIELYNSMLKQGVKPDNYTYPIVLKACSSLRAIEYGRWVRETIIYNEVKHNIRPNAYVLCSMINMFAKCGSLGDARKVFDEMLEKDLASWTAMICGAVWNGELVEAVLLFRTMRSDSLKPDSVIVASLLPVCSKLEDAELGMSLQGCAVRSGFDSDLYVSNALIDMYCKCGDPFEARFLFDNMVCRDRVSWSTLIAGYSQNFLYRESYELLRRMVNIGLKANEIVVSSVLPALGKLRLLKQGKEIHNYVLKEGLVLDPIVVSTLIDMYSNCGSMKEAETTFDYMSDKDIMLWNTMIAGYNLDGNFDLALSTFREIWGTQHRPNSITLVSVLPVCTKLGALRQGKEIHGYATKSNLILKTNVGNSLIDMYGKCGFLDLGVKVFNQMMVKNVVTYNTIISTYGAHGLGGKGLAFYDQMKIARIRPNKVTFIALLSACSHAGLVEKAWQLYNSMIHDYAIEPDMEHYSCMVDLLGKTGDIDGAYKFITTMPVTPDTNVLGSLLGACRIHNKVELAEILAEHIFQLNAEDPGHYVLLSNLYASREQWKNMSKVRSMMKDKGLEKKPASSWIQIGHKIHVFHATSKFHPEFAKIEEILDSLVSVMKGEDCLPEEPEDLFPCR; encoded by the coding sequence ATGCTTCGGGCCATGCTTTGTGTTGGTCACTACACACAAGCCATTGAGCTCTATAACTCCATGCTCAAGCAAGGGGTGAAACCTGATAACTACACCTACCCAATTGTTCTCAAGGCATGTTCTTCCTTGCGTGCAATTGAATATGGAAGATGGGTTCGAGAGACAATCATATACAATGAGGTGAAGCATAATATAAGGCCTAATGCTTATGTATTGTGTTCTATGATcaatatgtttgctaagtgtgGCAGCTTGGGAGACGCACGTaaggtgtttgatgaaatgctggAAAAAGACTTGGCTTCTTGGACTGCCATGATATGTGGGGCGGTGTGGAATGGTGAGTTGGTTGAAGCGGTTTTGCTTTTTAGGACGATGAGATCGGATAGTTTGAAGCCTGATTCGGTGATTGTAGCATCTCTCTTACCGGTATGCAGCAAATTGGAGGATGCCGAATTGGGAATGTCGCTGCAAGGATGTGCTGTGAGGAGTGGCTTTGACAGTGATTTGTATGTTTCCAATGCTCTCATTGACATGTACTGCAAATGCGGTGATCCATTTGAGGCCCGTTTTTTATTCGACAACATGGTTTGTAGGGATAGGGTTTCTTGGAGTACCTTGATTGCAGGGTACTCACAGAATTTCTTATACCGAGAGAGCTATGAATTGCTTCGTAGAATGGTAAATATAGGGCTGAAAGCAAATGAAATTGTTGTCTCAAGTGTTCTTCCTGCATTAGGAAAACTCAGATTGTTGAAACAGGGGAAGGAGATACATAACTATGTTCTTAAAGAAGGGCTTGTATTGGATCCAATAGTGGTAAGCACATTGATTGATATGTACTCTAATTGTGGCTCCATGAAGGAAGCAGAAACAACATTTGATTACATGTCAGATAAGGATATTATGCTGTGGAATACGATGATTGCGGGATATAACTTAGACGGCAATTTTGACTTGGCACTTTCAACCTTCAGAGAAATTTGGGGAACTCAACATAGACCTAATTCCATTACTTTGGTAAGTGTTCTTCCTGTGTGTACCAAATTGGGAGCTCTTAGGCAGGGAAAGGAGATCCATGGTTATGCAACCAAAAGTAATCTAATATTAAAGACTAACGTTGGAAATTCGTTGATAGATATGTATGGCAAATGTGGATTTCTTGATCTTGGAGTAAAGGTCTTCAACCAGATGATGGTAAAGAATGTTGTAACATATAACACCATAATCTCTACTTATGGAGCTCATGGATTAGGAGGAAAGGGTTTGGCATTTTATGATCAGATGAAGATTGCGAGAATTAGACCGAATAAAGTCACGTTTATCGCACTATTATCCGCTTGTAGCCATGCAGGTCTAGTTGAAAAAGCTTGGCAGTTGTATAATTCCATGATTCATGATTATGCTATTGAGCCGGATATGGAGCACTACTCTTGTATGGTGGATCTTCTTGGTAAAACCGGAGACATTGATGGCGCATACAAGTTCATAACAACGATGCCTGTGACTCCCGATACCAATGTTTTGGGAAGCTTACTTGGCGCTTGTCGAATTCACAACAAAGTAGAGCTGGCCGAGATCCTAGCTGAACATATCTTTCAATTGAATGCTGAAGATCCTGGCCATTATGTGCTTCTTTCAAATTTATATGCGTCTAGGGAACAATGGAAAAACATGTCAAAGGTGAGAAGCATGATGAAGGATAAAGGACTGGAGAAAAAACCAGCAAGTAGTTGGATTCAGATTGGGCACAAAATCCATGTTTTTCATGCTACAAGTAAATTTCATCCAGAGTTTGCAAAGATTGAAGAGATTTTGGATAGTTTAGTTTCGGTGATGAAAGGTGAAGATTGTTTGCCTGAAGAGCCCGAGGATTTATTCCCATGTCGATGA